The sequence TTCGCACCAGTTCTGGGAACAAGGATTCGAAGCAGATAATAACTGGGATTTTTAGGAATCGCCGTCGAGATTGCTCTATCGATGAGTCAGGGATTGTTTGGGTGATCGGCACATCGAAGGAGACAATTTTTTGTCCCGGAGAAAAATTTCCTTCACCCATCTCAAGTCGTTCCAGGAATTCCTTTAACCAAGGCAATGATTCAGTAAATGGCACGCGTTCGCCAAATGGCACCAAGTGAATCTTGTGATAGATCTGAAACCCTGGGTCATCAGGTGTCAAGAGAAACACGCCGTTGAATGTCAGATAGCTTTGGTCCTCCATGTATTGAAAATCTGGTGCGCCAGTGATGAGCGGCGTGTTGATCTGCTGCAACATCTCGCGAATATTGGGAAGAAATAGGCTTGAAATTCGCAGGTAATCGGGGACTGCGGTCTCTGGCCAAATGATGAGATGCGGATGTTGCTGAGCGGCGGCCAAGGTAAGCTCATGATAAATCCGCCAGTTCTCAGCCAAAAAGGCATCGTTCCATTTGACATAGGGATCAATATTTCCCTGAATTAGTCCAACTTTGATGCTATTGTCTGGAGCTGGCTGCTCTTTTGGAATTACCATTCGGCCATAAATCCAAGGCAAGATAAATAGCAAAAGGAGCAGCAGATAATAGATCACCAACTTTTTAAAATTGGAGCTGTTTTTCAGGATGAGCCAAATGACGACATTGATCGTTACAACCCAGAACGAAACGCCGTATGCACTAGTAATGCTCACATATTGGATCAGGTTCAAATAATAGCTCTGAGTATACGCCAGCGAGCACCACGGAAATCCCAGTACGCCCAATGAACGGAGATATTCGACCCCAGTCCATAAGAACGGAATGCACCAGTAAAGATATTTTGGCCCAAGCCGATTGCTGAGAAAGTTATGAAGCACCGCATAAATGATCATGTAAATAGGAAGATAAAGAATAGCAGCAATTGCGCCAGGGACTGTGACCAGATTGATCCACCACAGTGTGCCGATATTCATGAATAATCCGGCAAGATAACCCCATTTGATCGTCTGAGCTAAATTTTTATGCTCCAGGAGCAAAAAGAACGGAATAAGCGCGACATAAGCCAAAAAACCCAATCGGTATGGGGGGAATGAGAAAGATAACAATACGCTGAACAATAGCGTTAGTAGCAGGTCTTTTTTCATTTAAGCTTGTTGCTCTTGGTTGCGATTTTGATTTTGGATCCTAAGATAATCCAGAAACGACTGGAGGATCAGGATAGCGGCGATTTGATCGACTTTTGCTTTAAGCCGGCTTGGCGATTTGTCGAATTGATGGATGGTCCGCTGGGCTTCGATCGAGCTCCAGCGTTCATCCCAGCGATGGATCGGTAAATGGAACCGCTGTTGCAATTGCTGGATAAACCGATCCACTTGTTGCGCAGCGACCGTGGCCTCGCCCTTCAAGTTTAACGGCCAACCGACGACGATCTCAGTGACTTGCTGTCCAATGATAATAGCTTCCAATTCGGCCAGCATCTGTTGCAATCCTGAAATCTTGATGGTTGGCAAACCTTGGGCAATAGTCCGCATCGGATCACTAATCGCCACTCCCAACCGGCGAACACCATAGTCGATCCCCAATATTCGGCCGGTTGTGTTCATCCGTTTGCTCGATTCACTAAAAATGATTTTTTCGGCTATTCAGTTTTTTATAAGTATTATCTGGATAAGGCAAAGCCGCCAGCAAAAGTGTAACAACTGGCGGCCTCATCGATCCCATGATTATCATTCTAACGGTTGTTTCAATACTTCTTTGAGCAATTTGCCCGCCTTGAAATGGGTCTTGCGTCGCGCTGGCACGTAGATAATTTCCCCAGTTTTTGGATTGCGGGCTTTCGGCTTCGGCTTTGTGGTCTTCACTTCAAATACACCAAAATCCCGAATTTCAATGCGAATCTCTGGATCGGCCTCGGACATGAATTCTCTTAACGTCGTGAATACTCCATCAACCACTTTCTCGGTTAGGTAAATCTTTTCCCCCACCAGTTTGGCGGTGCGTTTGGCGACATCCTTCTTGGTTATGGTCTGTTTCATCGATTCTGCTCCTTATTTTGCATTAATAGTGAATTGGTATCTGCTTCGGTTAATTTTCAGCTTCTTGCATCAAATTTGACAAATCCAATCGCTTGAAGCCGGTGTCTGTCCCACTCAGGCGTTCCACAGTTATGATGCCTTTTATTTTACTGATCTTCCCAATAATAGTCGTCAAATGCTTGAGATTGCGCACTTCGATGAGCATATTATTATGCACAAACATGTCTTCTGTCTTCAAAACCACGTTGACGATATTGGCATCGGTTGATGAAATGGCTTCGGTGACATCGCGTAAAAAGTCTCGACGATCATGCGCGACCATGTACAATCGAACCATAAAGCGCTTATCGCGATCCACGTCCCATTCTACTTCAATATTTCGCTCAGGATCTTTCATCAAGTTTAAGATGTTCTTGCAATCAGTACGATGGATCACCACCCCCCTTCCTTTTGTGATGAAACCAATGATTTGATCTCCTGGGACTGGTTGACAACACTTGCCAAAATTGATCAACATGTTTTCGATGCCCTGCACCCGAACCCCTTTATCCGAACTTCTCGCCCGACGAATGAACCGCTTGATTAACGTCTCGTCTTTCATTTGATCAATTCGTTCGGGGGCAAGCTTTTGCATCACGCCATGAATCGCAATATCCCCGCGACCGATCGCGGCGTACAGTTGATTTACTTCGGAATATCCATAGCTCTGCGCAATCTCACTGAGTTCCTCATCATCTTTTTTTAAATTGTATTTCTTCAGCTCTTTCAGAAAAATCTCTTCGCCCAGCTTTACGCTTTGTTCAAACATCGAATCTTTGATCCAGCGCTTGATCTTGCTGCGGGCTTTCGATGTCTTGACAAATTTGATCCAATCCTGGTTTGGATGCTGGCTGCTCGAGGTGATGATCTCGACGGTATCTCCGCTGCGCAGTTGGTAATTGAGCGGCACAATGCGACTATTGACCTTGGCTCCGAGACAATGATACCCCAATTCAGTATGAATCGCAAAGGCAAAATCTACGGGCGTCGAGCCTGCTGGCAACCGATACAGATCGCCCCGAGGGGAAAAAACGAACACCTCGTCCTGGAACAGGTCAATCTTTAGATTTTCCATGAACTCTTTGGAGTCCGGCGCATCCTGCTGCCATTCTAACACCCGGCGCAGCCAGACAAAATGCTTGTCCAGCTCATCTTCCTTGACTTTGCCATCTTTGTACCGCCAATGGGCTGCAATTCCTTCTTCAGCGGTCCGATGCATCTCCTCGGTTCTAATTTGAATCTCGACAATCTTGCCATCTGGACCAATAACCGTGGTGTGAAGCGATTGATACATGTTTGATTTCGGGGTCGCAATATAATCATCGAACCGCTCATGAATCGGAGTGAATAAACTATGCACCACCCCCAGCACAAAATAGCATTCTTCAACTTTATTGACGATCACCCGGACTGCCAGAAGATCCTGGATCTCTTCGAAAGGCAGACGTCGGCGCAACATCTTCATGTAAATGCTGTAAAAGTTTTTCGGACGACCACTGATTCGAGCTTGGATACCAAGCCGCTTCAGCTCTCTCTGGATCGGCGCAGCCACGCGCTTAATATATCGCTCCCGCTCATCCCGTTTCTCAGCCACCTTGTTGACCAGCTCTTCATACGCCTGGCGATTGAGTGTCTTGAACGATAAGTCCTCCAATTCCCACTTCAATTTGGCGATGCCGAGCCGATGGGCTAACGGCGCATAGACATCCAGCGTTTCGCGGGCGATCCGCTTCTGCTTCTTCTCAGGCAAAAACTCAATGGTCCGCATGTTATGAAGACGATCCGCGAACTTGATCAAGATCACCCGAATGTCTTTGATCATGGAAATGATCATTTTGCGGAAGTTTTCCGCTTGGAGCATCTCCACACTATCAAACTTCAACTCGCTGATCTTGGTGACCCCATCGACCAGGGTGGCTATCTCCACGCCGAATTGCTCTGCTACCTCGTCCAACGTGACCCCAGTATCTTCAGCCACGTCATGGAGCAGGCCACCACAAATCGTTCCTAAATCCAGGCGCAGATCCACCAAAATCTTAGCAACCTCAAGCGGGTGCTCAAAATATGGCTCTCCCGATTTTCGTAATTGGTCCTGATGCGCATGATAGCTGAAGGTATAGGCTTTCTTTAATAATTCTACATCGAAATTATTATTGTACTGACCTATTTTACAAATCAGGTTCTCCAGCTCTTTTTCATATTTCTCTTCCATTGTTGATCCAACCAGTTTTATGATGCAACTTCATGATGTCATTGCTAAAACGGCTGCTGGGGCTCGTGCTCGTCATATATCCTGGTTAGATTTGCAAACAGCACATACTCTTTGACAAACGCTAACTTCACCGTCCCAATAGGGCCGCTCCGTTGTTTCCCGATGATAATCTCCGCGATCCCCTCTTGTTCGGTTCGACCATAAACTTCAGGCCGATAAATGAAAATGACGACATCCGCATCCTGCTCAATTGCTCCCGACTCCCTCAAGTCCGACAGCACCGGCCGGCGATCGCCGCCGCGAGATTCCACTGCTCGCGACAGTTGCGATAACGCAATCACCGGTATATTTAGCTCTTTGGCCAATGCTTTCAATGCTTGAGAAATAGCAGAGATCTCCTGTTGTCTGCTCTCGCTCTGCGGAGGGCCTTGAATCAGTTGCAAATAATCGATAATCAACAGTCCGATATTCTTTTCATATTTCAGCCGTCTTGCTTTAGCTTTGATCTCAAGGATGCTCATCGCTGGGGTATCATCGATATAGATCGGTGCCTCTGCCAATACCCCAACGGATAAGCTCAATTTCTGCCAATCCTCAGGGGGCAATTTCCCAGTTCGCACGGCGTGCGAATCCACCCGCGCCTCACTGCATAACATGCGCATCGCTAATTGATACGCCGCCATCTCCAAACTGAAAATCCCCACTGGAATCCCATGCCCCACTGAAGCGTTGCGGGCAATATTTAGACAGAAGGCGGTTTTGCCCATTGACGGCCGACCAGCTACCACGATCAAATCTGAATTCTGAAACCCAGAGGTCTTTTCATCCAACTCCGTAAATCCAGATGGTACCCCAGTAACCCCGCCTTTTTTGCCGTGAAAACTCTCGATCCGCTCGAACGTCTCGTGCATGGTTTGATAAATGGAGACAAAGCCCTTTTTCAACCGACGATCGGAGAGCACGAAGATCTCTTTCTCCACCGCATCTAATAAACTATAAACGTCGCCCTTATGCTCATACGCCCGGTTCGTAATATCCGTGGTCACATTTATCAGACGTCGCAAAAGCGCTGTCTCCAGCACGATCTTGGCATAATGTTCCACATTGGCTGCCGAAGGCACTTTCTCCGCCAATTGGATCAAATAATAATTGCCACCAACTTCCTCTAATATCCCTTTCTTTTTCAGCGCATCCGCCATTGTGATCACATCAATCGGCTCTTGATGATCG comes from candidate division KSB1 bacterium and encodes:
- a CDS encoding integration host factor subunit beta, which gives rise to MKQTITKKDVAKRTAKLVGEKIYLTEKVVDGVFTTLREFMSEADPEIRIEIRDFGVFEVKTTKPKPKARNPKTGEIIYVPARRKTHFKAGKLLKEVLKQPLE
- a CDS encoding bifunctional (p)ppGpp synthetase/guanosine-3',5'-bis(diphosphate) 3'-pyrophosphohydrolase, which produces MEEKYEKELENLICKIGQYNNNFDVELLKKAYTFSYHAHQDQLRKSGEPYFEHPLEVAKILVDLRLDLGTICGGLLHDVAEDTGVTLDEVAEQFGVEIATLVDGVTKISELKFDSVEMLQAENFRKMIISMIKDIRVILIKFADRLHNMRTIEFLPEKKQKRIARETLDVYAPLAHRLGIAKLKWELEDLSFKTLNRQAYEELVNKVAEKRDERERYIKRVAAPIQRELKRLGIQARISGRPKNFYSIYMKMLRRRLPFEEIQDLLAVRVIVNKVEECYFVLGVVHSLFTPIHERFDDYIATPKSNMYQSLHTTVIGPDGKIVEIQIRTEEMHRTAEEGIAAHWRYKDGKVKEDELDKHFVWLRRVLEWQQDAPDSKEFMENLKIDLFQDEVFVFSPRGDLYRLPAGSTPVDFAFAIHTELGYHCLGAKVNSRIVPLNYQLRSGDTVEIITSSSQHPNQDWIKFVKTSKARSKIKRWIKDSMFEQSVKLGEEIFLKELKKYNLKKDDEELSEIAQSYGYSEVNQLYAAIGRGDIAIHGVMQKLAPERIDQMKDETLIKRFIRRARSSDKGVRVQGIENMLINFGKCCQPVPGDQIIGFITKGRGVVIHRTDCKNILNLMKDPERNIEVEWDVDRDKRFMVRLYMVAHDRRDFLRDVTEAISSTDANIVNVVLKTEDMFVHNNMLIEVRNLKHLTTIIGKISKIKGIITVERLSGTDTGFKRLDLSNLMQEAEN
- the ruvX gene encoding Holliday junction resolvase RuvX; this translates as MNTTGRILGIDYGVRRLGVAISDPMRTIAQGLPTIKISGLQQMLAELEAIIIGQQVTEIVVGWPLNLKGEATVAAQQVDRFIQQLQQRFHLPIHRWDERWSSIEAQRTIHQFDKSPSRLKAKVDQIAAILILQSFLDYLRIQNQNRNQEQQA
- the dnaB gene encoding replicative DNA helicase codes for the protein MEVVRKEEAKIQRLPPQDIEAEMAVLGAMFLERDAVGKAIEILDESCFYKTAHQKLFKTAVELYDHQEPIDVITMADALKKKGILEEVGGNYYLIQLAEKVPSAANVEHYAKIVLETALLRRLINVTTDITNRAYEHKGDVYSLLDAVEKEIFVLSDRRLKKGFVSIYQTMHETFERIESFHGKKGGVTGVPSGFTELDEKTSGFQNSDLIVVAGRPSMGKTAFCLNIARNASVGHGIPVGIFSLEMAAYQLAMRMLCSEARVDSHAVRTGKLPPEDWQKLSLSVGVLAEAPIYIDDTPAMSILEIKAKARRLKYEKNIGLLIIDYLQLIQGPPQSESRQQEISAISQALKALAKELNIPVIALSQLSRAVESRGGDRRPVLSDLRESGAIEQDADVVIFIYRPEVYGRTEQEGIAEIIIGKQRSGPIGTVKLAFVKEYVLFANLTRIYDEHEPQQPF
- the lnt gene encoding apolipoprotein N-acyltransferase is translated as MKKDLLLTLLFSVLLSFSFPPYRLGFLAYVALIPFFLLLEHKNLAQTIKWGYLAGLFMNIGTLWWINLVTVPGAIAAILYLPIYMIIYAVLHNFLSNRLGPKYLYWCIPFLWTGVEYLRSLGVLGFPWCSLAYTQSYYLNLIQYVSITSAYGVSFWVVTINVVIWLILKNSSNFKKLVIYYLLLLLLFILPWIYGRMVIPKEQPAPDNSIKVGLIQGNIDPYVKWNDAFLAENWRIYHELTLAAAQQHPHLIIWPETAVPDYLRISSLFLPNIREMLQQINTPLITGAPDFQYMEDQSYLTFNGVFLLTPDDPGFQIYHKIHLVPFGERVPFTESLPWLKEFLERLEMGEGNFSPGQKIVSFDVPITQTIPDSSIEQSRRRFLKIPVIICFESLFPELVRSFILNGADILVIITNDAWFKRSAAPYHHAQMAIFRAIENRVSIARCANTGVSMFVDPYGRTLKASPIFQALYLVHDLPLRKTTTFFTKHGNLFTLSISLLNLVPLMFALINRPKTMLTSLDS